In Plasmodium gaboni strain SY75 chromosome 8, whole genome shotgun sequence, one DNA window encodes the following:
- a CDS encoding putative small heat shock protein HSP20, with protein MSCLCSGSTDQGEMKIAPPDYRIDMKEKPSIPKSRNALVNPNTVLEIEPDNNLKKQITFRPKVDIMYDADKCEAILVLDIPGFKIEDIDVEIGEGMLTVAGPRSQTELFETYGDSLVLHAKEREVGYFKRIFKLPNNILDDTAKATYKN; from the exons atGAGTTGTCTTTGTTCTGGTTCTACTGACCAAGGAGAAATGAAAATTGCTCCTCCTGATTATAGAATAGATATG aaAGAGAAACCATCTATTCCTAAGAGCAGAAATGCGCTAGTAAATCCAAACACAGTATTGGAAATCGAGCCTGACAATAACTTGAAGAAACAAATTACATTTAGACCTAAAGTCGATATAATGTATGATGCAGATAAATGTGAAGCTATATTAGTTTTAGATATTCCAGGATTTAAAATAGAAGATATAGATGTAGAAATAGGGGAAGGCATGCTGACTGTGGCTGGTCCAAGATCCCAAACAGAATTATTCGAAACATATGGAGATAGTTTAGTTCTACATGCAAAGGAAAGAGAAGTTGgttattttaaaagaatatttaaattacCAAATAATATACTAGACGATACTGCAAAGGCGacatataaaaatg
- a CDS encoding chaperone protein ClpB1, whose protein sequence is MVNSFFFYFVIIGVIYIWDLSYSKKANIFINKQDIFNIKNTNWDIYDKKKYFFIGNNHLKNEERFVPELKKDYKSQIKEHKNSSNGIIYHNNNTRLNYTINDNVNYDNNITSGFNKKKKKVNDSSINMKSSHFDNNNNNNNSYEKIRNKNRFALFMSDEEYTINSDDYTEKAWEAISSLNKIGEKYDSAYVEAEMLLLALLNDSPDGLAQRILKESGIDTDLLVQEIDDYLKKQPKMPSGFGEQKILGRTLQTVLSTSKRLKKEFNDEYISIEHLLLSIISEDSKFTRPWLLKYNVNYEKVKKAVEKIRGKKKVTSKTPEMTYQALEKYSRDLTALARAGKLDPVIGRDNEIRRAIQILSRRTKNNPILLGDPGVGKTAIVEGLAIKIVQGDVPDSLKGRKLVSLDMSSLIAGAKYRGDFEERLKSILKEVQDAEGQVVMFIDEIHTVVGAGAVAEGALDAGNILKPMLARGELRCIGATTVSEYRQFIEKDKALERRFQQILVEQPSVDETISILRGLKERYEVHHGVRILDSALVQAAVLSDRYISYRFLPDKAIDLIDEAASNLKIQLSSKPIQLENIEKQLIQLEMEKISILGDKQKNLFNYASVGSTHNNNTTNNSSSTNSSSYGNGEESEPVVDYTKSPNFLKKRINEKEIDRLKMIDRIMSELRKEQRKILDSWSTEKSYVDNIRAIKERIDVVKIEIEKAERYFDLNRAAELRFETLPDLEKQLKKAEENYLNDIPEKSRILKDEVTSEDIVNIVSMSTGIRLNKLLKSEKEKILNLENELHKQIIGQDDAVRVVTKAVQRSRVGMNNPKRPIASLMFLGPTGVGKTELSKVLADVLFDTPEAVIHFDMSEYMEKHSISKLIGAAPGYVGYEQGGLLTDAVRKKPYSIILFDEIEKAHPDVYNLLLRVIDEGKLSDTKGNVANFRNTIIIFTSNLGSQSILDLANDPNKKEKIKEQVMKSVRETFRPEFYNRIDDHVIFDSLSKKELKEIANIEIRKVANRLFDKNFKITIDDAVFSYIVDKAYDPSFGARPLKRVIQSEIETEIAVRILDETFVENDTINISLKDQKLHFSKS, encoded by the coding sequence atggttaatagtttttttttttattttgtaataattggtgttatatatatatgggACTTAAGTTATAGTAAAAAAgcaaatatttttataaataaacaagatatatttaatataaaaaatacgAACTGggatatatatgataagaagaaatatttttttattggAAATAATCATTTAAAGAATGAAGAAAGGTTCGTTCcagaattaaaaaaagattatAAATCACAAATAAAAGAACATAAGAATTCATCAAATggtattatatatcataataataatactagattaaattatacaattaatgataatgtcaattatgataataatataaccagtggttttaataaaaaaaaaaaaaaagttaaCGATAGTAGTATAAACATGAAAAGTTCTcattttgataataataataataataataatagttaTGAAAAAATCAGAAACAAAAATAGATTTGCTTTATTTATGAGCGATGAAGAATATACAATAAACTCAGATGATTACACAGAGAAAGCTTGGGAAGCTATTAGCtcattaaataaaataggagaaaaatatgattCAGCCTATGTCGAAGCTGAAATGTTATTATTAGCTCTTCTAAATGATTCTCCTGATGGATTAGCTCAAagaatattaaaagaaagTGGTATTGATACTGATTTATTAGTTCAAGAAATTGatgattatttaaaaaagcAACCTAAAATGCCTAGTGGTTTTGGagaacaaaaaatattaggTAGAACCTTACAAACTGTATTAAGTACTAGTAAaagattaaaaaaagaatttaatgatgaatatatttctatagAACATCTACTTCTAAGTATCATTTCAGAAGATTCGAAATTTACTAGACCATGgttattaaaatataatgtaaattatgaaaaagTTAAAAAAGCTGTCGAAAAAATTagaggaaaaaaaaaagttacCTCTAAAACACCAGAAATGACCTATCAAGCTCTAGAAAAATATAGTAGAGATCTAACAGCATTAGCAAGAGCAGGGAAATTAGATCCTGTTATAGGTAGAGATAATGAAATTAGAAGAGCCATACAAATTTTGTCTAGAAGAACCAAAAATAATCCTATCTTATTAGGAGATCCGGGTGTTGGGAAAACAGCTATTGTTGAAGGATTAGCTATCAAAATAGTACAAGGAGATGTACCAGATTCTTTAAAAGGAAGAAAATTAGTATCATTAGATATGTCTTCTCTAATTGCTGGTGCAAAATATAGAGGTGATTTTGAAGAAAGACTCAAATCAATTCTCAAAGAAGTACAAGATGCTGAAGGACAAGTTGTTATGTTTATAGATGAAATACATACTGTTGTAGGAGCAGGAGCAGTTGCAGAAGGGGCATTAGATGCTggtaatattttaaaacCCATGTTAGCTAGAGGTGAATTACGTTGTATTGGTGCTACCACTGTTAGTGAATATAGACAATTCATAGAAAAAGATAAAGCTTTAGAAAGAAGATTTCAACAAATTCTTGTTGAACAACCAAGTGTAGATGAAACCATTAGTATTTTAAGAGGTTTAAAAGAAAGATATGAAGTTCATCATGGTGTACGTATTTTAGATTCTGCATTAGTACAAGCTGCTGTTTTGTCAGATCGTTATATTAGTTATAGATTCTTACCAGATAAAGCTATTGATCTAATTGATGAAGCGGCATCCAATCTTAAAATTCAATTATCTAGTAAACCTATTCAATTAGAAAATATAGAGAAACAACTTATACAGCTAGaaatggaaaaaatatCCATATTAGGAGATAAACAAAAGAATCTATTTAATTATGCTAGTGTAGGTAGCacacataataataatactaCTAATAATAGTAGTAGCACTAACTCGTCGTCATATGGAAACGGTGAGGAAAGTGAACCAGTTGTAGATTATACTAAGAGCCCCaactttttaaaaaaacGAATTAACGAAAAAGAAATTGATAGATTAAAAATGATAGATCGAATCATGAGCGAATTAAGAAAAGAACAAAGAAAAATTCTAGATTCTTGGTCCACAGAAAAAAGCTATGTAGATAATATCAGAGCTATTAAAGAAAGGATAGATGTTGTTAAAATAGAAATTGAAAAAGCTGAAAGATATTTTGATTTAAATAGAGCTGCTGAATTGAGATTTGAAACATTACCAGATTTAGAAAAGCAACTAAAAAAAGCAGAAGAAAATTATCTAAATGATATACCTGAAAAAAGTagaatattaaaagatgAAGTTACAAGTGAAGATATTGTTAATATTGTAAGTATGTCAACTGGTATCAgattaaataaattacTAAAATctgaaaaagaaaaaattcTTAATCTTGAAAATGAATTACATAAACAAATTATAGGACAAGATGATGCTGTACGTGTTGTAACAAAAGCAGTTCAAAGATCTAGGGTTGGAATGAATAACCCTAAAAGACCAATAGCATCTTTAATGTTTTTAGGACCAACAGGAGTAGGAAAAACTGAATTATCAAAGGTTTTGGCAGATGTATTATTTGATACTCCAGAAGCAGTAATTCATTTTGATATGTCTGAATATATGGAGAAGCATTCAATTAGTAAATTAATAGGTGCAGCACCAGGTTATGTTGGATATGAACAAGGAGGATTACTAACAGATGCTGTGCGTAAAAAACCTTATtctataattttatttgatGAAATTGAAAAAGCACATCCTgatgtatataatttattattaagaGTTATAGATGAAGGAAAATTATCTGATACTAAAGGAAATGTAGCTAATTTTAGAAatacaattattatatttacatcTAATTTAGGTAGTCAAAGTATACTAGATCTAGCAAATGATccaaataaaaaagaaaaaatcAAAGAACAAGTAATGAAATCTGTAAGAGAAACATTCAGACCAGAATTTTATAACAGAATTGATGATCATGTTATATTTGATAGCTTAtcaaaaaaagaattaaaagaaattgCAAATATTGAAATTAGAAAAGTAGCTAATCGTCtttttgataaaaattttaaaataacTATAGATGATGCTGTTTTCTCATATATAGTAGATAAAGCATATGATCCTTCTTTTGGTGCTAGACCACTTAAAAGAGTTATACAATCTGAAATAGAAACTGAAATTGCTGTTAGAATATTAGATGAAACATTTGTAGAAAATGACactattaatatatctCTCAAGGATCAGAAGTTGCACTTTTCAAAGAgttaa
- a CDS encoding putative trafficking protein particle complex subunit 2- like protein — MSIKSICYLGDNNDILFFYSIEENDEITSRFALYCTLNNIQKIIESNEKKSSEKKYDPYLGYVGINLSLFSSYKNYAYVIKIINLKIILTIDDSKNKYTDDILKSIFIKLHKIYADTVCNPFYTDTLETDTFLKKIKKLMETS, encoded by the exons ATGTCTATAAAGAGCATATGCTATTTAGGagataataatgatatcttatttttttattcaatcgaagaaaatgatgaaataaCATCACGATTTGCTCTTTATTGCACTCTGaataatattcaaaaaataa ttgaatcaaatgaaaagaaaagcagcgaaaaaaaatatgacCCATATCTTGGATATGTAGGTATCAATCTTTCTCTTTTTAgttcttataaaaattatgcatatgtaattaaaattattaaccttaaaattatattaacaatTGATGATAGTAAAAATAAGTATACAGATGATATTCTCAAATCG attttcataaaattgcataaaatatatgcaGACACAGTTTGTAACCCCTTCTATACAGATACTTTAGAAACAGAtacttttttaaaaaaaatta AAAAATTAATGGAAACGTCATGA
- a CDS encoding putative meiotic recombination protein DMC1, with the protein MCEEPFALLVVDSIISLFRVDFSGRGELSERQQKLNKTMSILSKLGEQFNIAILITNQVMSDPGATMTFIANPMKPVGGHVIGHASTIRLSLRKGKGDQRVCKVYDAPNLPEVECIFQLSDNGVIDATD; encoded by the exons ATGTGTGAAGAACCCTTTGCTCTTCTGGTAGTTGATTCGATTATTTCACTCTTTCGAGTTGATTTCAGTGGAAGAG GTGAATTATCTGAGAGGCAACAGAAATTAAACAAAACAATGTCTATTTTATCAAAACTAGGTGAACAATTCAACATAGCTATATTAATAACGAATCAGGTTATGTCCGACCCAGGCGCAACCATGACCTTCATAGCTAACCCAATGAAACCAG TTGGTGGGCATGTTATTGGTCACGCTTCGACCATAAGATTATCATTAAGAAAAGGCAAAGGAGACCAAAGAGTTTGCAAAGTTTATGATGCACCAAACCTACCTGAGGTGGAATGCATCTTTCAATT ATCGGATAACGGTGTCATTGATGCAACAGATtaa